The Candidatus Nanopelagicales bacterium genomic sequence CATCTTGAGCTGTCCAGATGTCGCCATTACCCAAGACTGGAGTGTTCATTGGTGCAAGGTGCTCTTTCAAACGGGCAATAGCTTCCCAATCTGCTTTACCTGCATACATCTGCTCGGCAGTGCGTGCGTGCAAAGCAACCCAGGTGGCACCTTCTTGTGCAGCTGCAAGACCGGCTTCTAAATAGGTGAGGTGATCGTCATCAATGCCTTTGCGCATTTTCACCGTGACCGGCACTTTGCCATCTGCCGCTTCAACGGCAGCTTTAACGATGGAACGAAATAGATCACGCTTCCAAGGCAACGCACTACCGCCACCCTTGCGCGTGACCTTGGGAACCGGGCACCCGAAGTTCATGTCAATGTGATCCGCACGGTCTTCTTCAATCAAAATGCGCACAGCTGCAGCCATGACCTTGGGATCAACGCCATAAAGCTGAACTGACCGTGGTTTCTCATCTTCCGTAAAGGTGACCATGTCGATGGTTTCGGCATTGCCTTCAACCAACGCGCGTGAAGTCACCATTTCAGAGACATATAAACCAGCACCCGCTTCCCGGCAAAGTTTGCGAAATGCGCGGTTGGTGATGCCTGCCATTGGGGCAAGAACAACCGGGACACTCAGGTCATCCATGGAAAGCACAGGGAGAGTCTGCCAGTGCGGCAAACTAAGGCCAATTCCGATGGAGGGTGGGCATGGCCGAAATGGCGACAGTGTTAATTGGTAAGCGCCGCTGGGTGGCTTTGTGCTTCCTGGCTTTGGGCGTCTCCATGATCATTTTGGACGCAACTGTGGTGAACGTTGCCATCCCAACCATGGTGCGCGACCTTGGCCTTTCGACCAATGATGCCGAGTGGATCAACGCCGCCTACTCCCTGACCTTCGCAGCATTACTCATCCTGTTTGGTCGCATGAGCGACCGCTTCGGGCGACGCCTGATCTTCATGACCGGTGTGATTGTGTTTGTGATCGCCAGTGCTCTTGTAGCACTGGGCATGGGTGCCACCGAAATTATCGGGGCGCGCGCACTTCAAGGTGTTGGCGCCGCAATGATCCTGCCGAGTTCACTTTCGATCATCAATGCGGTATTCATCGGTAAATCGCGCGCTGTGGCCTTCGCCGTATGGGGCGGAACCATCGGTGGCATGGCCGCCCTTGGCCCAGTGGTGGGCGGCTGGCTGACCACCTATGCCACCTGGAACTGGGCATTCTTGATCAACGTACCAATCGGCATCATTGTGCTCGTTGGTGTGCTGATGAGCGTTCCTGAAACCAAGGATCTACTCGCTCGAAAAGGCTTTGACCTTGCCGGCACACTGCTCATCACCCTTGGTCTTGCCGGCATTGTGTTCGCACTCATTGAAGGTCAACGCTACGGCTGGATCAAACCAATCAATACCTTCCATCTGGGCTCTGTGGATTGGCCACTTGAGAATCTTTCAATCGTGTTCGTCGTAGGCATTCTCGGCTTACTCGCACTTGTTGCACTGATCGTCATTGAAAAGAAGAAAGCAGCTGCTGGAAAAATTGTGATTCTTGATCTTCGCCTGTTCAAAATTCGTACTTTCGGTTTCGGCAATGCCGTTGCTCTCGTGGTGAGCCTTGGCGAATTTGGTTTGCTCTTTGCAATTCCGCTCTTCTTGCAAGCTACGCGCGGCTACAACGCACTGCAGACTGGAGTCATCCTCCTGGCACTTGCTGCAGGGTCATTCGTAGCCTCTGGCATGGGCGCTCCTCTTGCCCAACGCATGGGTCCGGTGCGAGTCTTGCAACTTGGCATGTTGCTGGAAGCAGTCGGCATCTTTGGCCTGGGCTTTGTGCTCTCCACAGAAATTACTGGCTGGGGCATGGCGCCATGGCTGTTCATCTACGGCATGGGTGTGGGCTTTGCTACCGCACAACTCACCGGTGTGATTCTTTCTGAAGTTCCCGTTGCTGATTCAGGTCAAGCAAGTGCGGTCCAATCAACTTCCCGTCAGGTTGGCGCAGCGATTGGCACAGCAATCATTGGTACCACGCTGATCCTTGGCCTTGGCAATGTCGCGGTGCAACTTACAGATCGCGGAGTTCCAGCCGCTGAGGCGCAACAAATCAGTGACGCTGTTGCCGGATCAGCTGGTCAGGCAATTCCTGGTTTAGCGTCCTTACCTAACGGCGCTGTGTTGATTGAAGGTGCATCGGCAGGCTTTGCTAGCGCCATCACTTTGGTGGCGTGGGTTGCCGGCATCTTCGTACTGCTTGGTTTTATTACCTCGCTTACGCTGCCCAAAAATGCAGCGCGAGTTGAAACCGAGGGTTACCAACCAGCAAAGGCCCAGTAGCTATTGACTCGTTGAGTTGCGATCAATATCTGGTTCAAGGAATACATAGCGGGCCGTAGGAACTGCGGCGCGAAGCGCTATTTCGGCTTCATCAATGGCCTTAGCTATCTCTTGACCAGTGTCGCCGTGTTTAACCGCAATCTTGGCACCCACAAGCAGCTCATCTGGACCAACGTGAACAGTGCGAAGGTGAATAACACGCTCAACTCCAGGTGAAGATTCCAATGCTGCCCGAATCGCAGCGACTTCTTCTGGGAGAGCTGATTCACCCACGAGCATTGCTGTCATTTCCATGGAAAGGAAGATCGCAATGACAACCAACAGCGAACCGATAGCCATTGCGCCCGCTGCGTCAAATCGACCATCACCAGTAATAACTGCCATGCCAACGCCAAGCAGCGCAAACACGAGGCCAACAAGAGCACCAGC encodes the following:
- the dusB gene encoding tRNA dihydrouridine synthase DusB, whose amino-acid sequence is MDDLSVPVVLAPMAGITNRAFRKLCREAGAGLYVSEMVTSRALVEGNAETIDMVTFTEDEKPRSVQLYGVDPKVMAAAVRILIEEDRADHIDMNFGCPVPKVTRKGGGSALPWKRDLFRSIVKAAVEAADGKVPVTVKMRKGIDDDHLTYLEAGLAAAQEGATWVALHARTAEQMYAGKADWEAIARLKEHLAPMNTPVLGNGDIWTAQDALSMMETTGADGVVVGRGCLGRPWLFGQLAAAFTNEPIPSDPNFAEVLTLLKRHATLLCEDYGEFKGIRDIRKHMAWYLKGFSVKQGIRLAMGNVEDLNQLDELIAQIDANQEFNVEVGAGPRGRTSGGRRPSLPDGWLNTPDLDEKALSLLRHAELSVSGG
- a CDS encoding DHA2 family efflux MFS transporter permease subunit: MAEMATVLIGKRRWVALCFLALGVSMIILDATVVNVAIPTMVRDLGLSTNDAEWINAAYSLTFAALLILFGRMSDRFGRRLIFMTGVIVFVIASALVALGMGATEIIGARALQGVGAAMILPSSLSIINAVFIGKSRAVAFAVWGGTIGGMAALGPVVGGWLTTYATWNWAFLINVPIGIIVLVGVLMSVPETKDLLARKGFDLAGTLLITLGLAGIVFALIEGQRYGWIKPINTFHLGSVDWPLENLSIVFVVGILGLLALVALIVIEKKKAAAGKIVILDLRLFKIRTFGFGNAVALVVSLGEFGLLFAIPLFLQATRGYNALQTGVILLALAAGSFVASGMGAPLAQRMGPVRVLQLGMLLEAVGIFGLGFVLSTEITGWGMAPWLFIYGMGVGFATAQLTGVILSEVPVADSGQASAVQSTSRQVGAAIGTAIIGTTLILGLGNVAVQLTDRGVPAAEAQQISDAVAGSAGQAIPGLASLPNGAVLIEGASAGFASAITLVAWVAGIFVLLGFITSLTLPKNAARVETEGYQPAKAQ